A single genomic interval of Candidatus Binatia bacterium harbors:
- a CDS encoding GlsB/YeaQ/YmgE family stress response membrane protein, which translates to MSGISWILAGGIAGWLTGKLIGKKGYGESLSAGYAKSLDIFFGIIGASIGGYLFFWIVIGEAGSFSGYATAVLGSIVLVGFLRQVSARCLAFSLAGGNNISL; encoded by the coding sequence ATGAGCGGAATATCATGGATTTTAGCCGGCGGGATCGCCGGCTGGTTGACGGGAAAGTTGATTGGAAAAAAGGGCTACGGCGAATCCTTGTCGGCGGGTTATGCAAAGAGCCTGGATATTTTCTTTGGAATCATCGGCGCCTCCATCGGCGGCTATCTGTTTTTCTGGATCGTCATCGGGGAGGCCGGCTCCTTCAGCGGATATGCCACCGCGGTTCTGGGCTCGATCGTTCTTGTCGGATTTCTCCGACAGGTCTCCGCGCGATGCTTGGCTTTTAGCCTGGCCGGGGGAAACAATATTTCGTTGTGA